In a genomic window of Stegostoma tigrinum isolate sSteTig4 chromosome 45, sSteTig4.hap1, whole genome shotgun sequence:
- the LOC125448790 gene encoding transmembrane protein 217-like → MLNIRSLRNRLRKLKSGNLCGLNAKEGSIVAGLFMLMVSIMQLIFEAGHFRYLRPQVIPSSVNQISRLQIYSIISIIFVCLTLIAIILFFVSIWKEVFWGVAGYIIWIFLYEILQISLLSLSLPDQNWFPSSVRVLEWFGLITRLLSHIFWMIFVTSHAIELYKTIRNTDDPMKTKRKTPPKLKFAKVKELGV, encoded by the coding sequence ATGCTGAACATTCGTAGCTTGCGCAACAGATTGAGAAAACTGAAATCTGGAAATTTGTGTGGGTTGAACGCCAAAGAAGGAAGTATTGTGGCTGGACTGTTCATGTTGATGGTATCCATCATGCAGCTCATTTTTGAAGCGGGGCATTTTCGTTACTTGAGGCCTCAGGTTATTCCTAGCTCCGTGAATCAAATTTCCCGACTTCAAATATACAGCATCATATCAATTATCTTTGTCTGTCTCACTCTGATCGCAATTATTCTCTTTTTCGTATCTATCTGGAAGGAGGTGTTCTGGGGAGTGGCAGGCTACATCATTTGGATATTCTTATATGAGATTTTACAGATTAGCCTCCTGAGTTTGTCACTGCCTGATCAAAATTGGTTCCCAagcagtgtgcgtgtgttggaATGGTTTGGGCTCATCACACGTCTGCTTTCGCACATTTTCTGGATGATTTTTGTGACTTCACATGCAATCGAATTGTACAAAACCATCAGGAACACTGATGATCCCATGAAAACCAAGAGGAAGACTCCACCAAAGCTCAAATTTGCAAAAGTCAAGGAACTGGGTGTGTAA